Proteins co-encoded in one Setaria viridis chromosome 9, Setaria_viridis_v4.0, whole genome shotgun sequence genomic window:
- the LOC117838698 gene encoding calcium-dependent protein kinase 23 produces MGNQCQNGTYGNKYNNYNQFQNERLASRYDDGDDTEDCYPGSSRSSVAVLMQQGLRRTLTSISVLGQKTPNVTEHYTLGRRLGEGKYGTTYLCTEISTGCQYACKSILKKKFVNMQDIEDVRHEIQIMHYLSGQKNIVTIKDAYEDEEAVHIVMELCEGGELYNRITEGNYSEQKAAELMRVIVGIIENCHSLGVMHRDLKPENFLLQDKDDDLSIKVIDFGLSVFFKPGDVFTEVVGSPYYIAPEVLQKHYGPEADIWTAGVILYVLLSGVPPFWADTRRGVYDKVQDGHFDLESEQWHKISDSAKDLIRKMLCPCPSERLKAHEVLKHPWICDNGVATDQTVDPTVSCLHKLSATNKLKKLALQVMTEHLPEQEITSLREMFKAIDTENRGVITFGDLKEGLRRCCSVFKRAGINGLMEAADSDTTTSINWEEFIAATVTLSNIEDKEHLMPSFTYFDKDGSGYITVDKLQKPPMERDMEGLEEIILEVDQNNDGQTNYSEFVAMIQSNSSGLGWQTMESSMNVPLREAPQVY; encoded by the exons ATGGGAAATCAGTGCCAAAATGGGACCTATGGGAACAAGTACAACAATTACAACCAATTTCAGAATGAGCGTTTGGCTTCAAGATACGATGATGGGGACGATACTGAGGATTGCTACCCGGGGTCATCTAGGTCCAGTGTCGCGGTTCTTATGCAGCAAGGATTGAGACGAACGTTAACATCCATCTCCGTCCTTGGTCAAAAGACTCCTAATGTAACAGAGCATTATACCCTTGGCCGGAGGCTTGGAGAGGGTAAATATGGGACAACCTATCTCTGCACTGAGATCAGCACTGGGTGTCAGTATGCATGCAAGTCCATCTTGAAGAAGAAGTTTGTCAACATGCAAGATATTGAGGATGTGCGCCACGAGATCCAGATAATGCACTATCTTTCAGGTCAAAAGAATATAGTCACCATCAAGGATGCAtatgaggatgaggaggctgTGCACATCGTCATGGAGCTCTGTGAAGGTGGTGAGCTATATAACCGGATTACGGAGGGGAATTACAGTGAGCAGAAGGCTGCAGAGCTTATGAGAGTTATTGTTGGGATCATAGAGAACTGCCACTCACTTGGGGTGATGCACCGGGATCTAAAGCCAGAAAACTTCCTCTTACAGGATAAAGATGATGACTTGTCGATAAAAGTAATCGACTTTGGTCTCTCTGTGTTCTTCAAACCAG GTGATGTTTTCACTGAAGTAGTGGGAAGCCCATATTACATTGCTCCAGAGGTACTGCAGAAGCATTATGGACCGGAGGCTGACATATGGACAGCTGGAGTGATACTCTATGTATTGCTAAGTGGTGTGCCACCATTTTGGGCAG ATACACGAAGAGGAGTATATGATAAAGTTCAAGATGGGCATTTTGATTTAGAATCAGAACAATGGCACAAGATATCGGACAGCGCAAAGGATCTTATAAGAAAAATGCTCTGCCCTTGTCCATCAGAGCGATTAAAAGCCCATGAAGTTCTAA AGCATCCCTGGATATGTGATAATGGAGTGGCTACTGATCAAACTGTAGATCCAACTGTTTCTTGTCTCCACAAGTTATCTGCAACAAATAAGTTAAAGAAATTAGCTCTAcag GTTATGACTGAGCATCTTCCAGAGCAGGAGATCACTAGCTTAAGAGAAATGTTCAAGGCAATCGACACCGAAAACAGAGGCGTGATTACTTTCGGTGACCTTAAAGAAGGGTTGAGAAGATGCTGCTCAGTGTTTAAGCGTGCTGGGATTAATGGTTTAATGGAAGCG GCTGATAGCGACACAACCACTAGTATCAATTGGGAGGAGTTTATTGCTGCCACAGTAACCCTTAGTAACATTGAAGACAAAGAACACCTGATGCCATCATTTACATATTTTGACAAAGATGGAAGTGGTTATATCACCGTTGACAAGCTTCAAAAGCCTCCCATGGAACGTGACATGGAAGGCCTTGAAGAGATAATCTTGGAGGTTGATCAAAACAAT GATGGCCAGACCAACTATTCTGAGTTTGTCGCAATGATTCAAAGCAACAGCTCTGGACTTGGGTGGCAAACAATGGAAAGCAGCATGAATGTACCCCTGAGGGAGGCACCCCAAGTTTACTGA